GATGATGTGGAAGTTTAGAATGCAACTGCGACGACTTTGACCCAGAGGACCATAATTTAATTCCTAGTTACCATAATTTGATTCTAGTTTCTTATACTTGGCATTACAAATCCATCCACTGTCTTCGATCTGAGCTATTCCCCTTGCATTTTCTCCCCaaatcttcttttcttgtgtGCTATCATGTGTGCAGGTGGGATCATTGCTTGCACGATCATGCAAATGCAGATGATGAAGTGAAAGGATCAGGGAACTTTTAACGTGCTTAGTCAGATTATGGAGACACTTCTCTGAATCATAAAACCTAGCATATCAATTCGAATTAGGAGAACTTGTCGAGCAAATGCCTTGTGACATGTCGATGACAAAAGAGCAAATTTTTCGACTTATTTAGACATCAAGATGATCTGCTACTAAAATATGGTTCATCTGTTATCACAAAAGCAAGGTAACTGTTATATAAAAATTGCTTCTTTGAGGAGATGGAACCTGTCAAACAATCACCGCTGTTCAAGCAACGGTCGGAAATGAAATGGCGGGAACAACCGTTTTTCGTGAAGTGGGAAGTGTGAACTGGTTTAGGTGGGGCCACAATTGTGGAATTTGCGATGAGGCTCCAACTAAGCAATCTGCAACCTTTCGGCGTGCATTTTGGACTGTTTGCCTTCTCCTacactctatatatatatatatatatatatagcccaTACTTCCACTGCTCTCTGCAACATCTCCTTCACCGTTCAGTGCTCTTCTCTATGCCGCAGCACCAAAAGAACACATAACCATCTCGTAATTTTGCTTCTTCAGCATAAAGTTTGTATCTTTTGCTTCTGGGTACTGCAGAAGGTTCGATCTTGTGGGTTCTCGActggtttttggggaaaaagaggCCTTTTTTTGGGGTGTTTGTAAATTCACTGCAATTTTGGTGTTGCTTAAGAGTTTTTTTTGCTCATTCTCATCTTTTCTTTAGGACCAAAATTCAAGGGGAAAGGGGGGTTGGAGGGAAAATATCTTCTGTCATAAGAAAAAATCTCAGACTTTTAATTTAGAGACAATGATCCTGTTGGACAACGGGTGCGTACTGTGGAAGTGCTGCTCATTGCTCAACAACAAATCAATAGTTGataaaaacttttatttttggattttccagaTCTTTAATAGGTACAGTTTTGGTACTTAGGAAGAAATTCTGAGCATTGTCTCCtgataatttttgttttctattgcaCTTTctatcctttctcttttttcctttctcaagTTTTGGTAGATTGTGGAGAGAAAAAATGGGAGGGGCATCTCTGCCGCCAGGTTTCCGATTCCATCCTACCGATGAGGAATTGATGGGATATTAcctgaaaagaaaaaccgaGGGACGTGGGTTCGAGCTTGAAGTGATTCCTGTAATTGATTTATACAAGTTTGATCCATGGGAGCTTCCAGGTACTACAGAAGATAGTGGTTGGCTTTAAAATGAATAGTTGTGTAATTTCCGGGTCATTCGTGATTAGAAAGTGGACTTTTGATGTGCTAAAGCAACTTACTCAATTATTAGCAGTAATTAAATCACATGAAATCTGTGCAATTTGAGATTCTGCCTGCTAAGATGAACTGAGGATGCTAGTAAATTGCCTGAATATGCTTCACATCTCATGGACCCAGGAATGTCATGGTATTCactgaaatagagatgagatttGTTTAGTAACCTTAATGGAAGTCTTTATTAATATGACAGAGATGATGATGGGGTATGATGAGAAGGGTTCCTTAATGAAGTCAGTCAAGTGCTCTTATCCTTGTGATTCTGTTTTCAAAAGCCGGTTCAATTGGCTTGATTCTGTTCTCATAGACtgaaagtaaagagagagagagagagagagtgaaaagaaTAAAGAGTTACCTTTGTCTTCAAAAAGTCATTGCATCTGCATATTTCCTTGCTTGATCACTCTCCAGCAAATTGAAGAGACTGAATTTGTAATCTGCTGTTTGCAGAGAAATCATTCCTCCCGAACCGCGACATGGAATGGTTCTTCTTTTGTCTACGGGACAGAAAGTACCCGAATGGCTCACGATCAAATAGAGCAACCAAATCTGGCTACTGGAAAGCAACTGGAAAAGACCGTAAGGTCGTCTGCCAATCTTCGGTGACTGGACATCGAAAGACATTAGTCTTCTACCGTGGACGGGCTCCCTTAGGGGATAGGACGGATTGGGTCATGCATGAGTATCGGCTCTCTGATGAGCATCCCCAAGGATCACTCGGTCTTCAGGTTTGTCAGATGAATTCATGCTGTAGTTGAGTAGACTCATATTCGTAGTTTTAGAGACTTGCAACTATTTTGTGATCATCCAGAAACTTTGTACAGAAAACCTGGTCATTTTCatgtttgtgaagaagaatTCAAGTTTTGTGGGTTGTTATTTGTATATCAGGGAGCTTTTGCACTGTGCCGGGTAATTAAGAAGAACGAACAAACTTCAAAGACAAGCGATTCCAATGGAGAGCCGAAAGGCAAGAGGGTGGGAAGCTACTTGAGCCCAGTGGACATCACCTCAGTTGACACATCAAGTGAGCTTCCAAGCACCTCGAATGACATCTCACCTCAAGACAGTGGACTTTATGACGAAAGTCGTAATTCAAGCCCTATACCTCCACCTGAAATCATAGAAATAGCAGATTCCGAACCAGCTTTAATGCAGAACAATCTTGTTAGCATCTGGGTATGGCCTGATCTGAGTTTTGATTCTTCAAAAGAACTAAACTAGATTGAAAGTGATATATACAGTCCTCCGATAGAACTTTCTTCGCAAATGATTACTTTGACGATTTCACAAAAATGACAGATCTTCTAAGCATTACATTTAATTGTGCTCCAGCAATACCCTCAAGGACAAGGATTGGAGTTTCAGCACTTCTCTCAGCATGAGATTCCAAGCTCTGCGGCTTCCTGGCATTTGACCAATGACAAAGAGACCTCGTCCTGTTTGGCAGACAAAGAGACCTCGTCCTGTTTGGCAGACAAAGAGACCTCGTCCTGTTTGGCAAATTCGGATTTAATTGGGGAAGTCGAACTTGCGGAGGAACTCAGCCAAATTAGCTGCATGTCACCTTACTCGGGGCACGAGAACTATGCCAGGTTTTGCCCATATGAAGAGATCTCATATGAAGGTCATAACCGTACATCCCACCCAGATATCAGAACATCTTggataaaagaaattgattgattatttttgttcattgcTTGCAGGCTATGGAACTTGGGAACAATCTCCAATTTGCAGGCAAGCCAGTGGCGATGGTGGCTCAGGTGACTTTGGGAATCTATGGATGCAGGAAGACAACATGACGATTGTGATGTAGTCAGCTGCTTTGCAGCAGTTAGTTACGTTATTATTGCTTTCTAGTAGTATCTGAAGTGTGGTATCCAAGAAGACGCCTTTTAATGTTGGTTCTTGGAAAGTGACAAAGGATGGGCGGTTCTTTGCATCTGTGATGGAAGGTTTTATGGTCCGTAGGCAGCCTGGAGTTGGTTTGGTATACCAAATGGTTTAGGCGTCCCTTCTTATTTCAAGTATCGGAATACTCCCCCTGGTGATAATGGCTTTTATCAGTTACACCAGGAGATGGTTTAGCTACAAGTAGGACTTCCAGTCTTGATTATCTCGCTCTCGTGGAAGCTTATCCTTACAAAAGCTGCTCGCTGTTGTGATATTGAAGCTCGTACTGTGAATTGAGGCGAAGGTTCTTTAAGGGGGGGAATCTTTATGTGTGTGCTGTTTCTTTGGTACCGGAATAATATGACATTTGTGTGAGAACAGTGTATCGCTTAGGAAGTGAACTAGGATGTCTTTAACGCCTGGCAAGCCATAACATGTTATGGTAGTCATTAGGTTTATGGTTGCACAGCCTTTTGTGCTTACTGGTCCAGCAGGGGAAGCACACTTGTGCAATTCTGATTTCACCTGGCTTCTTATGCTTTCAAAACCAAAATGCAGTCGACAGTTGATTTGTTCACATCTGAACTTCAGTGCCCTGATACGGACCATCCTCTTACCAGTCAGAATGCTTGTAAAATCTTAAAATGAGATACTTCATGAATGATGACCCCATCGGAATAAAGGCAAGTTCTCAACTGGAAACTTTCAATCCATTAGGCTAAAgccttctctgttttttttttttcactctttttttcATTAGGCTGACTAAAGCTACTTGCAGACGCATGGTACAAATATGAACTTTTGGGCTTTGAATAGGTCGGTCAGGTGGAATTAACAAAACTTTCCACAACATGAATCAGCTCCACTACAATGCCTCATTTGGCACTGCAACGAGATGAACACTGTGTAATGTCGAGCGCTGAGCAAGATTAAGAACACGAGATTTCTGAAAGCACATGTTCCATGAAGGGCTTACACTATCCCGGTTTAGCTACAGAAAGCAGAGCAATTTGTCCTGCCTGCAATTGGGACTATTTGCCATAAAACATGTTAGTCTGGAAATTTTTCTTAACTCCGTGTGGCAAGTCATGCTTGAGGCTACAAGCCTATATTGAATAGCACATGAGAAAGTTGCTGTCAATCTATCTTCCATTTTGGGCTATGCTTCTTGCCCAAATAcccaactaaatgagaaaattcaagTAGGGTCTGTTCTACAAGCAGTTAAGCACCCTCTCCTTTTCTGATGCTAAAGATCACAAAGTAAGAATGACTTTATACTCCAACTTGCATGTCCATGGGGCCAGTGGGAAGGGGGCAGACCAATGGAGTCGCCGAATATTACCAGATACTCACAAAAACACGTATAAACTATGATCCATCATCCTTCGGCCGAAGCTTTCGGAGGATTCGCCACCGCCTCATGCCATCTTTAACACTTATGTAAAGGTGATGCACTAAGTTACTTTAAGAGGTGAAGCAAAAGTGGAGAATCAAGTAATGAACAAGTAACGATGCCAGATTCTCCTAAATCAGGTCTCTCATATTGATTACATCTCTGTTCTTGGTATCACAGCCTATTATTTGGTAgaatcttttgcttttgtccACCTGTTCCGTTCAGTTTAGTACAAGCTTGCAATTTCAGGACTGCAAAAAACTTGCACTTCCTCTAGAGTGGCCCGGGACTCATCGCCGAAAATAGACTCTTTCCCATCTTCCCTTTTCGCATATGAAAGTCCCAACCTGGACTTAGCTTGTCTCAGGTCGCCCACGCCGGAGTTAGTATCCGGGCCTGAGAATCCACCCATAACTGGTGCCAGTGGTGGCCCGATGAGGAGCCCGTCAGCCCCGAACTGGGGACCACCCCGAGCATAATCAAAGAGAGCTGCACCACTACCCCCAACCTTGGGCAAAATAACAGGATCGATCTTCTCATCTTCTGTCCAGTAGAAGAGGAACGCGTCGAACGTATCGTAGTAATCATCCGTGCTCCTGTAGCCTTCAGGGTTGCATGCACCAAACTTGAAGGACTTATTTGTGTAACCAATGATGACACAAGGTCCCTTGAAGTCACAGCAGTTGTGGAATTCCGTGGCACTGAAACCATCCACTGTGGCCTTGTAACAGCACTTGAGCTCCCTCCCTGCTAAATTTCATCTCAGAAGATCAGCCACTTATTGTTTCTAGTCAAATATTGTCAAGATGGAgatcgcgagagagagagagtaccctTCAAGAATGTTTTCCTTACAAGGGATGATGAAAAAGGAGGATGAACATCGTCATAGTACTTAGGCTGAGGCTTATCCTCTTTGTTGCTTCTTCCTATTTTCCAATCAAAGAAGCACCTTGTGCTTCCATTATTCCCCACTTGAAAGGAAGAATTGGTGAAACAGCAAGCCATCTGCTAACGATGATTGTCTGCTACTACATAACCCGCCGAGCTGGTTCACTAGCATGCTCACTAGTCACTAGCATCACTCAAGCCACACCTGCCTTATCCCCTTTTTAACCTTCTCTCTATATATCCGATGACACTTGCCACTTTCCTATTGGCCCCTCCTAGAAAGAATGGTTCCTTAAATTCCCATGAGCTCATAGTACAACTAACttttgaccaaagaaaaaatagtaCAACTAACTTCATCGACATCAGTAATATGAAGATGGCAAATTGGCCAATGATTCTAGTAGTAGCAGAGACGATTTTGTAGGAATTTATCGATTTGCCATTAATTTCTGGAGCTATCACCATGGTCTTCCGACTGCTTCCTCTTGATTGAAAAGCTGCAGGGAGCTCGACTTTGATTTC
The sequence above is drawn from the Rhodamnia argentea isolate NSW1041297 chromosome 9, ASM2092103v1, whole genome shotgun sequence genome and encodes:
- the LOC115736861 gene encoding NAC domain-containing protein 71-like isoform X2; translation: MGGASLPPGFRFHPTDEELMGYYLKRKTEGRGFELEVIPVIDLYKFDPWELPEKSFLPNRDMEWFFFCLRDRKYPNGSRSNRATKSGYWKATGKDRKVVCQSSVTGHRKTLVFYRGRAPLGDRTDWVMHEYRLSDEHPQGSLGLQGAFALCRVIKKNEQTSKTSDSNGEPKGKRVGSYLSPVDITSVDTSSELPSTSNDISPQDSGLYDESRNSSPIPPPEIIEIADSEPALMQNNLVSIWQYPQGQGLEFQHFSQHEIPSSAASWHLTNDKETSSCLADTDLIGEVELAEELSQISCMSPYSGHENYARFCPYEEISYEGYGTWEQSPICRQASGDGGSGDFGNLWMQEDNMTIVM
- the LOC115736844 gene encoding uncharacterized protein LOC115736844 isoform X1, whose translation is MACCFTNSSFQVGNNGSTRCFFDWKIGRSNKEDKPQPKYYDDVHPPFSSSLVRKTFLKAGRELKCCYKATVDGFSATEFHNCCDFKGPCVIIGYTNKSFKFGACNPEGYRSTDDYYDTFDAFLFYWTEDEKIDPVILPKVGGSGAALFDYARGGPQFGADGLLIGPPLAPVMGGFSGPDTNSGVGDLRQAKSRLGLSYAKREDGKESIFGDESRATLEEVQVFCSPEIASLY
- the LOC115736844 gene encoding uncharacterized protein LOC115736844 isoform X2, which gives rise to MACCFTNSSFQVGNNGSTRCFFDWKIGRSNKEDKPQPKYYDDVHPPFSSSLVRKTFLKGRELKCCYKATVDGFSATEFHNCCDFKGPCVIIGYTNKSFKFGACNPEGYRSTDDYYDTFDAFLFYWTEDEKIDPVILPKVGGSGAALFDYARGGPQFGADGLLIGPPLAPVMGGFSGPDTNSGVGDLRQAKSRLGLSYAKREDGKESIFGDESRATLEEVQVFCSPEIASLY
- the LOC115736861 gene encoding NAC domain-containing protein 71-like isoform X1 yields the protein MGGASLPPGFRFHPTDEELMGYYLKRKTEGRGFELEVIPVIDLYKFDPWELPEKSFLPNRDMEWFFFCLRDRKYPNGSRSNRATKSGYWKATGKDRKVVCQSSVTGHRKTLVFYRGRAPLGDRTDWVMHEYRLSDEHPQGSLGLQGAFALCRVIKKNEQTSKTSDSNGEPKGKRVGSYLSPVDITSVDTSSELPSTSNDISPQDSGLYDESRNSSPIPPPEIIEIADSEPALMQNNLVSIWQYPQGQGLEFQHFSQHEIPSSAASWHLTNDKETSSCLADKETSSCLADKETSSCLANSDLIGEVELAEELSQISCMSPYSGHENYARFCPYEEISYEGYGTWEQSPICRQASGDGGSGDFGNLWMQEDNMTIVM